A region of the Chroicocephalus ridibundus chromosome 1, bChrRid1.1, whole genome shotgun sequence genome:
GCTTACGGCAGCACTGCTCGCTGGCTCCCTGCTAGGCTGACTCCACTCAAATGTGTGTCAGGGGATTCTGCTGCAACAGCTTTATTGCTTTAATTATATCTTCAGATGACATGGAAGAAGTTGGGATGTGACTGGTTCTTgtcctgtcctttttttcctctctaaattcTCTTTTCATGAGGGATATGGGATCAGGTGAGCCCAGGACACAGCTCTTGCTTTGAAGACAGAAGTCATTCTGCTGTAGGCATCCGCAGGAGAGATTTCACTCTCCCATGACTCCCATGACTATAAAGTTTTGGAAGACTCGTGATTTCTGGCACTAACTGAACTAAACAAAGTCCTGTTCAGGTCTGTTAGGAGAAAAAACATCATTATGCTTGTTCTGAAGATACAACCTCGAAAAGTAATTCTCCACTTCTAATTTCTATAACGAATTCTTGCCATGTAGTTACCCTTATAGATTTAGGACTCTCTATCTTTATAGTTTAACCTTTCAAATACAGCTAAATGTGTGGtgttggattctttttttttttttttttttttttttttagaattagtTCCAGCATCGTGACTTTTCCATCATGTCAGAACCCATCACGCTCAATGTTGGAGGAAAACTCTATACCACCTCTCTGTCCACCCTGACTAGCTTTCCAGACTCCATGCTGGGGGCCATGTTTAGTGGGAAGATCCCAACCAAGAAGGACAGCCAAGGCAACTGCTTTATCGACAGAGATGGCAAAATCTTCCGTTATATCCTGAACTTCTTACGAACTTCTCACTTGGACCTCCCTGAAGACTTTCAGGAAATGGGCTTACTTCGACGGGAGGTAGATTTTTATCAAATTCAGCCACTGATTGAGGCcttgcaggagaaggaggtggagcTTTCTAAAGCGGAGAAGAATGCCATGCTCAACATCACCCTCGATCAGAAGACCCAGACTGTTCACTTCACTGTCCGAGAAGCACCCCAGATCTACAGCCTGTCTTCCTCCAACATGGAAGTGTTCAGTGCTCATATCTTCTCCACGTCATGTCTGTTCCTGAAGCTTCTTGGTTCCAAACTTTACTATTGCTTCAACGGAAACCTCTCTTCAATATCCAGCTACCTGCAGGACCCCAACCATTTGACCTTGGATTGGGTTGCAAGTGTGGAAGGCCTTCCAGAAGAGGAGTACACCAGGCAGAACTTAAAGAGACTCTGGGTGGTGCCAGATAATAAGCAAATCAATAGTTTCCAGGTGTTTGTGGAAGAAGTGCTAAAAATAGCCATGAGTGATGGTTTCTGCATAGATTCTTCTCATCCACATACTTCAGATTTCATGAATAATAAGATTATTCGCCTAATTCGGTACAAGTAGGAATGGCTGTTTATTATGGTGCCAGCATGAAGATAACACAGGTTAAGTGTTTCCCTTTAAAACACACTTACAGCCTAATTCAGAATCATGCTTATCTGGATTAAGAGTCACTAACAGGGAGATGATTTTCCTTTAATGTATTTACCAATATGACCTTTCAGAATATGTCCATATTCTAGACGGAAGGAATATTGTCCAGCGCCTGAATTAAGGATTGGTTCTGTCTCTGCCTCCACCTCTGACCTGCTGTACAATTGTGGGGAAAATCACTTAACTTCTGTCCTTCTTACATTTTCCAGTTGGAAAATGGGCGTGATCCTTAACCTATATTGCAAGGGTGATGTGAGGGTTCAGTAATCAAGGTTTGGAAGGCTTTCTGGAGATCAGATGCGGTGAAAGATGCCATGGAGCTCCAGCACAGAGGACAGCCCAGGGGGCACATTTTTCAATGTCTTGCCATATCACTTGTGCAGAGCATCAAGAAGCTTGGTTGGATCCACAGAGAAGAAGCCTCCCCACATGCACGCGCTCAAAATAACTGTAAAGGATGGTGCAAACCACAAATGAGTAAGGGATCCTGTCTGTTTCAGTTCAACAAAGGATTTCTGTCACCATCTGAAGCTGACTCTTTATTTTCTGAACCCTGTGAGGAAGACCTTGCTCTGTTCTGCTGTCAGGAAAGCCATGTTTGAATGATGTGACTGGCACGGGGAACGACCAAGGAACCCATAGCAGATAGAATGGTGTTCGTAAAAACCGAGGAGATTGTGACTGGTGCGGAACTTTGCTTTGAATGCTCTGAAACATTTACATTCCAAAGGCAGCCAAGACaacttgtccttttctttctcttacaatGTTGTATTTGTCTGGAGGATGCTGCTGAAAACACTTTCTTAGCTGGAGACATTAGGAGGGCAGAGGTCCCCAAATACCTTCTGAATGTTtgagtctcttctccctgggtATGGCCTTCTTTTGGGCACGTCTCTCTTCAGCAGTGCCTGGAGTGCATGGGATGCTCTCTGGGTAGGACAGATTCCATCTGAAAAGACAAATTTTCCCATCAGGTTACACCTAGTATTTTTCATTACAGAACCAGAGGCTTGCCTTTCCTATCCCAGTGCATTGAGCCATTTTTTTTACGTCATCGTGAAGTGGTCAGGTCACTAAGGTAGCATTTTATCCGCTTGCTTGGCTTCAGTGTCAGATTGTCGGAGGTAAGGCAGTGGGAAACCAGAGGTGATGACAATGGTCAAGCGCTTTCTTACACACACAGTCTGTGCTACAATGAAGAGCATAATCCACTAGCTGTGTATTAGCTCTAAACACCATTTGTGCCACATTGAAGGTGGTTCATCCTCAGCTAATTATGTTTAAAAGTATCTTAGCTGTCTTTCCCTAACCAGATTGCTACGTGTGCATGAGAGACCCTCTGGAACGTTTCCCACTGTCACTAGTGAGATAGAAGGGAAAATGCAATAACCAAGTTTTGTGTTTAGAATTCTAGTGCTTCCAAAAGTTCTTAGCACTTGGCTGCAAAGCTCAGTATTGCTCACGTTGTAACGAGTTTCCCAAAGTAACTAGTCTGTCATTACATTAAGCTGACCTGTGAACAAGCAGAAAGAAGCGTTTTGTTACTGTTGTAAAATACAGCGAGATAAATATATTTCTACTGTCCCAAGCTGTAATTGCATGAACAACGCAAATCAGCATGCTGATGGTAAAAATGCACATTCTGCAGCTATTGGCAGCCTGTTGCAAACCACGTCCCCTGTCTGACTTGGTGCTAAACCTGCATGATATACATGGGACCATGTTGTTAGGAAGCACTGGCTGGGCTTGAAGCCCTAAAAGCCATTAAACCTGGCAAGTTTGGTGAATTTTGAGGATTGTCAGGATATTGTGGCTAAATTCCAACCTGAGTCACCATGTTCTTCTAGTTTTAGTTGcattaggaagaacttctttttccccatccctgtcctgaaTTATAAAGCGGGAGTAATCTGTTCCAGGGGTTGCTCCATGCCACTGACAGAGCAAAGCAACTGCTTGTGAATCTTACTTCTGACACGAGTTTGCCACTCAGATGGACATTCACAGTGATAATCTCTGCAGGTAATAACGATTATGATCTGTAAAATGCCATACGTGAACCCTCTTTCATCAAATCTATGCCTTATAACAGATATGCCTTTGCCAAATTTATGCTAACAGAACTTTTGAGGCCTGTTGGCAGTATTTCTTTTTAGCCCACGCCCTCGAGAGTATGATCTGTAACACGGGTTTTTGTATGTCAGGAGTAAAATAATACTTATCTGTAGTAATTTGTTTCCTGTCAGCTTGAGTTTATCCGAAGGTAAGAACAGTGGGCTTAAATCTCATTTGGAAGGAGCCTGATCTTAGAGCTCTGGATCGGTACTGCTCCATTCTGTTTTAGCAAAGTAAAAACATTCCCTGGGAGAGTTGAATCATTGCTGCATTTTCTGGTGAAAGGCAAGCAAGAGTCCGTAAAAGCACTATGCATAGCTTAATCTAGAGCATTTACTGTTCCCCTTTGCCTccactcccttttcttttcttcagactgaagCAACACCCACACAAAAAGCAGTTATGCAGTTTCTTAAAAGTCTAAACAAGAAATGAAGAGTGCCCCAACCTGGCCTAGACAGTAACTGGGGTCATTCTGCTGACATGGAAATAGGGGTTTCAATCCCTACAGACTGAGGGAACAACTGAACCCGGCTTCTCCTGGCGTGCTTTAACCCATCAATCTGGTATGCAAAAGATGGATGACTTGAACATGCATTTTTCTGTGCTCAGGTAACTATATCAGGCAAAGATACGCCTGGCCACAAACCTCTGTCATTTATTAATATGCAGAGAGATGCAAAATATCTCTCTTCTATATGCAGAGAGATGCAACATTTCCAAAAAGTATAAAGACAGGAGTGAACACAAGCATTGGGAGAAAAACTTGAGATACCTCTAAATTGCTAAGCAGAATAAACATCTTTAAGTGTGAGGTCCTATTTAGAATGCCGCAGTCGTTCTGCATGCTAATCAAGTATGGGAAATAAGCAGTAAGTGAATCGCTTGTGATTGCAGTCAAACATATGTTATACAAAAGCAGTTGCTATTTCAAACTACACACTAAGCTAAATTTATATCTGCTCCTTAATTTTGCAGTCTGAGAGTTACGTTATAATGACTGTTTATAGGAATGTTCTCTCTCCAGAacatttgttccctttttttctaGATAgctggctctttttttttaaccttccttttctgagcCCTAGAGGTGTAACTTGCTTTTGTTTACCAGTCAACAGCACCGATGATTCTTCTTCTCAAGAGTTTTCCTGAATTAGAAAAAAGTGAACATGCACAAAGCCATATTAAGTACAGCGCAATCCCATCGTTAGTCATGAAAAGCACCTGGCATTTATTGCCAGTAAcatctaaaaattatttcactgttcaGTGGAATATTCGCTCTAGGAACAaacttgttggggtttttttgctgtaaggTCCTGGGAACAAGGAAAGGATCTAGTGAGGTTTTTTGCCTTGAAGTCTGAAAGGTGCTTTCACCCACATCGGGTGCGTAACTCCTGTTCTGATTCTGCCGTATGCCTGTCTCCCTCAATATCTTCCCCTacaaagtcatagaatcacagaatcttcatggttggaaaggacctttgagatcatcgagtccaaccaaacaacctacaatctctgccactagagcatgccctgaagtgccacatctaaatgtttcttaaacacctttagggatggtgactcaaccccctccctgggcaggctgttccagtgcctgaccactcttgcagtaaaggaattcttcctaatatctaatctgaacctcccctgccgcagcttcagaccatttcctctggtcctgtcattattcacctgggagaagaggccaacacccacctctctacaacctcctttcagggagttgtggagggcaatgaggtctcccctcagcgtcctcttctccaagctaaacatgcccagctccctcagcctctcctcatatgacctggtctccagacccctcaccagcctggtagctctgctctggacacgctccagcacctcaatgtccctcttgtacagaggggcccagaactgaacacagcactcgaggtgaagcctcaccagtgcccagtacagaggcaccatcacttccctaatGATGCCGtcctgcacttttttttaatggcctTAAGAGAGCCGCTGAACAGAGCGATCAATAGTGTTAGAGCAGAAAAATACGAGAATTAGGGCAGATGATAAATAAGTTATTAGCTGTAGTCTAATGGCATTTTCAGATATGAGCATGTGCATAGCACAGTGGGATTTCTTATATGATTAAAAGATTATTATGAAGCATCTTAGTGGAGTCCAGAAAGAATCACTCAtggatttctctgtgtttttaggCTTGATAGCTCTTAAATATCTAACAATGTCCAGTTATAATGAAGGGACTGAAACCATACATAAATACTACGACATCTTTAGTTCATGCAGCTGTTGTTAAAGGTCATTAGGAGTCAGTGAGAGGAGTGTTTGTTGCTGCAGGTGATGgctgggaaataaaagaaatgggTGTAAAAAGTTAGACCTGGAAGAATTCACATGTTAACAAGAAACCCAGGATTTAGaagggagagaataaaaaatcTTCATgcgttcaggaaaaaaaaacagcaagacaACAACGGAGACAAAGATTTTCCTACGGAGGGAGGCTGCAATTAGAATGACTCACTGGTCCCTTCCAGTTTTAGTCTCCTATTATGCAACTTAAATATTGGTCATGCCAAGAGTTATGCTAGTAACTTGTCAGGAGTTGACAGCTTTGCTTCAATTTGCTTGTGCCTGAAATCACCAAACATATGCACCTGCTGTACTTACCCATATTTTAACTGGGTTGCTAAATATAAATTGCTGCATGAGTTCAATGGCAGTAAATACCTGCAATCAATCAGATTTATTCCCACTCTAGGAAAGGCTGGTGGGGTCCATGCCATGGACCGCAGAAAATAAAGCTAGGATCTTCTGATACTTCACAGCTAAATGGAGAAGTTATGAAGAAGATCCTTTGGGGAGTTTCTTTTTCACCCCATCCCTTTGAATGTGGTGTCACTGCTCAGAATTTCAGTAAATTTTGAAATTTAACTGCCATTCTGTAATGACTGCCATATCCACACGCTGATGGATATAAACATGCAGGGTACAAGCAGTGCTGATATGTGGCCCTGTACTAAATCATCGTTATGTGATTTAGTACAGGCAGTCATGTAGATATTCTGTGTGAGAATGGCTGAATCGAACACAAATATACCGATCACGCTCTCAGATTCACTTGGGAATAACACAAGGGATGGTTTCCCTAagaattcataaaaaaaaaagagctgtaagGGAGGGCTGTACGGAAtaattccttttctcttcctcctcttgccaTTCCCCTCCCTCTTACTTTCTTGCTCCTACTCCTAACTGTAGGATTTTGCCATTGATCAGAATTTGATCCCCAATCCACTAAAAGCCATGGTTTTGAATGAATACTATTTGGAAAGTGTCAaaaatgggttttatttcttACCACTTTTGTGGTAAGAAATGTGgctattacatttaaaaatctgGTTGCATTTCTCTGCCTGTAACCCCTTTGTGAACGGTTACTaatatgtattttagaaaacactaaataaaacatgaatgAAGCAGGAGATGCTCTGCCTGATGTACATTTCTTGAGGAAAGTGCATGCAGCGATGCTTGCTGAATCTGTAGCTTTTCCTCTCTCTAAGGATTTTAAAAGTGCATCATCGCAATGCTTACCTAGACATCTCCGTGGCCGAGAACTGTAGGAAGCTCCCCAAAAACTAGTGCAGTTGTAGAAAACTTGGATGAACAAGCCTTCCTAAATaatcaaaaccattttaaatGCATCCGCGCATTTATGTTTCAAACATTTCTAAACAGAGGAttcatttcttcagtgaaaacCCTTCTAAACCCTAATGCTTTATCACTGTTGAACTTGCCTCTAGTCCCTGAGTTGGAACAAACCATAATA
Encoded here:
- the KCTD21 gene encoding BTB/POZ domain-containing protein KCTD21; its protein translation is MSEPITLNVGGKLYTTSLSTLTSFPDSMLGAMFSGKIPTKKDSQGNCFIDRDGKIFRYILNFLRTSHLDLPEDFQEMGLLRREVDFYQIQPLIEALQEKEVELSKAEKNAMLNITLDQKTQTVHFTVREAPQIYSLSSSNMEVFSAHIFSTSCLFLKLLGSKLYYCFNGNLSSISSYLQDPNHLTLDWVASVEGLPEEEYTRQNLKRLWVVPDNKQINSFQVFVEEVLKIAMSDGFCIDSSHPHTSDFMNNKIIRLIRYK